CTATATTGCTACTATCAAAATTGAATTCTTTAACTGATCCAAGAGAAACAGAAGATTTCTTGTGTTGACAATCTTTCGTTCCACCTGAAGTTAACTCTTGGGTTTCACTTATTACCTCATGAGAACACAAGCAACAGTTTGATTCGTTGTGTGGAAAAACGCCGTTAGTCCTCGTGTATTGACCTTCCAACATCACTTTCTCGTCATAGTACGTTGGAACGTCTTCCCGGCAAAGCTCAAAGGAAACCCTATGATCAACGAGAGCCTCGGGAATTGGGGATCCTGTTTCTGAGTTAGCAAATGATGCAACTTCTGATATTTGGTTTTCTAGTAGCAGACCGTCGTAAGGGGAAAAACCTGCACCATCTGGGGTAAGAGACCCGGATCCTAACCTTGAACCCCATTTACGAGTAGAAAAACTCTTCGAGTCAAACAACTTGGAAGCATCAACCATGCGGAATTCAAGAATTGGGCGGCGGTCAAGATAAGGAGAAGATGCACCAGATGCTGAATTTGCTGAACCGGGAGATATGAGATGATGAACTTCATAGCAGGATAGAGCTAGTTTGTGATTACCATTACCCCCGCTGTTTCTCCTTGAACGTTTCAGTGACGAAGTAAGCAACTTGGCGAATGGCACTTCGGGTGATGATGGGGTGGTGAATTGCACGGGTTCGGGAGGGGGGGTCACGGCAGCAGTGGATGGTTCGGAGGTGAAGGCGGAAAATACAGGGGGTGAGACTAGTTGAGTTTCGTGTGCATAGGGACCAATGGTGAACATATGAGCACTTCCAACAGAGGAGAAAGCATTTGAAGAAAGGGGACTTATGGTAAGTAATCCACCGGGTGAGTGAATTGCAGTTGGTGGGTCTGATTGTAGAAAAGAAGTTGGAGAGGATGGGGGTGCGATAAAAGGTTGTACTATTGAGGTTGAAGGGTTTGGGTTGTCGGAAATGGTTTCTGTACTTTGAGTAACAATGGTGGGTTCCGGGACAAGGGCGGCATGGCTTATCCTTTTGCTGGTTTTAAGAGATCCGAAACACCAGTAAAGATTCCAACAGCTTCCCCACCTTCTCTTCTGTAATCATTAAGCAAGATAGTTAGGGGTTGTTACTGCATCAGATCCAGAATGTATATAAGGTAACAACACAAAGTCAATAAAATGAAGGGTGCAAGCTGTGCAACAGCAAATACTATAGGAGAAATCCAGGGTCTGAATAATGAGTATCAACTTTTTATCAAAAGAAGTGGAATAATCTAGGTCCAATTATCAAGTTTAAGAACAATCAAGCATTCTAGCTTCGTCAGCTTTCTAAATTGTGACATACTCCGTACAAAGTATTGACCAACAGGGGCAGATTAACTACTGAAATACTACGTATCAACAAAATTATGGGCAAGCTACTGATCTGCGATAGAATAATATTGATCTGCACTGTCAGTAACTGACAAGATTTTACTACATTCAGCAAAACCTTCTCATAAAACCCACATAATCATCCTATAGCCAGTTCATAACACAGTTAAACAGCATCATCCAAATACCTAACTTCTAAGAAAATCTGTAATGCTTCAAAAATCAAGTGATAGGAAGTATGCCCTGTGTTCTGCTGCGGTGTGGTGAGAATGGCACTCTCAGAATTCAAAGATTTACTTCcaggaagaagaaaaaaacatagtcaAACTGTCCTTCAGTCTCACATAATAGTTCACCAGGAATTACCTCTTTGCGTACTTCACTAAAGATTGCCCAAATTCCAGCATACCAAATTACCAATCACACTTCACTTTGGTCAAAATACTTTTACATAGAGTAAAATCAATCACAATCTTTGCAACTTGAGCTCATAGGCAAGTAGAAATACTACATTTCTAATGAATTCTACTTGCCTCCTACCCAAATACCCAATCATGAAGATGACTTGCTGGACTTCCAGCTAGAACAACTCATAAACATGATATGCATAACCCATCTCGCACACAATATAGCTCATCAAATTCCAAAACAACCTAGATTTCTTATAAACAATTAATAAACCTAAAAAAGTCCACAGTTCTTATTATACTTCACATTTTGACATCTACCCACCTAATAATAACTCAACCAAACACGATTTCACATTCATTTAATATTGATTTCATGTGGGTTGATACCTAGCCGCCTACTAATAACTTCCCTTTTAAACCTTTCTTCCCCCGAGTCAACATCAAGTTTAAAAGGCAACATAATTTCTCAatgataattaaaaaaatcatcCCTCTTTCACTATCAGAAAAGCTTGTAACTAGCAAAGTAGGTAATAAACCTTAAAAGTAACAAATCATTCTTAATTCTACCATCACGGGTAAAAGAAAGTTCATCAACTTTCAGGTAATTAAAGCAAATGACTAGATTGCAAAAAGGAACCCAGACATCTAATTCtagtatactccctccgtttggATTTAATTGTTACTTTTTAACTTTTCACGCTTCAGTAAAACCTCAAGCCATCAACATCAAGCAATAGTTCAAACGTTATTGCataaaatttgtaaaaaaatCAGTGGTAAACTGTTGATTCAACAATGGAATTTTGCTTTAACATGAAGAACACCTAAaagtgaaaataattaaataaatcaaaCGACGCGTGATTTTGACGTAGATTCACAACTTTATAAcctacagtaactatgtgttcaGCAAAATCCTTAATTAGAACAAAACGAAGAAATTTTGATTACCGTAATTAAATACTGGAAAAATTACCTGAACTGAAACAGGTTGCACACGGCTCTCAGCGCCGACGATCGCCGCCGCAGCAGCGTTTACAGTATCCACACTATTATTCACCCTCGCCGTCATATCATCGGAAAACAACCAATTATCTAGAAAATAGCTTAATTTTGAAGCAGAACACCCGAAAACCACCAATTATCCAGAAAATAGCTTAATTTTGAAGCAGAACACCGGAAAACCACCAATTGTCCAGAAAATAGCTTAATCTTGAAGCAGAACACCGGAAAACCACTTTATAATTCGTACACCATAAAAAATCAGGAAATCAAGATCTAATACCGGAAACAATTAACCACCGGCGATCAGGACAAAAAAAAACACCGAATTCCTCGAATTCCGCGGAATTTGAGCAGATAATTACGAGATCAAATTAAAATAATCGTCGAAATTCGAAATGAAGCATCAAAATTAGAATTCGGAAATCGGAATCTtctctctgtttttttttttttctctctctttatctTCGAGTGTAAAGAAAATTGAGAGTAAAATGGAAATGATTCGTGAATTATTAAAAATGGGCCAAAAAGGCTAAGCGTatatatgtaattttttttaatattttaaataccATAAATGGATAAATATTTATACGAGTATATTTATATATGAGCTGCTGCTTGCCGTGTCTGTTATTCTCTTTATGGTGTTGTGCGTGATAACGGATTACACGGGAGCATATCTCTAAAGTACTGTTATGCCCCtttgcttgttttttttttccgaataAACTgcagggcaatataaattacaaacggGAACAGGAAAATTCGAACTTGAAACTTATCGTACACACTACACTTGCCATCAGTTTTAACCAATGGGTCAAAAGCtcattatttatgttattatgcGGTTATGCCCTTTCCTACTGGCCGGTGGAAGTTGCGGAGGCCAAAGCACTTGCAGTGGCCGTAAAGCTTGGGCGGAGATACAGGTTTGAGGACGTCATAATAGTGTCGGACTGGCAGTCTTTGATGAACCGCTTGTCGAAAGGAGCAACCTACTTTTCTAATCTCGACTCAATTCTAGATGATATTTTATGTTTCAGTATTTCCTTCACGTCTATTAGATGGTCTCATGTCAAAAGGGATGGCAATTGTGTAGCCCATCACCTTGCTAGGCTAGTTCCGTTTGGTATTGAACAACTATGGAAGAATCACTATCCGTCGGAAATCTCCCCGTATGTACTTATGGACTCCTTGTCTCTTGATTAATGAACTAGTCTattttttccctcaaaaaaatgcGGTTATGCCCTTTCGTTTGTGATGAAATCGAAATGTAATATTTCGTACGAATTTAATGTAAAGATTTATTCATCTCCTTTTCACTTATTCGAGTGATGAAGTTATTGAAGTATTAGGATATCTTTGAATGCTTCCAtctcattaaaaaaaatgactactttctgaaaaacgtGAAGCAATGATACAAGGGAATTTTATTATACAGTTTTGCAAATATCCAGAAACGGTTAAAAGAAGCAAGTGTCGCAAATATTTAGAAACGGCTGGAAAAGCAAGTGTTTCAAGTATTCAGATCATCGTAGGACAAAACATGTACTGCGTAAGAGTAAAATCGTGATCTCCATGACCATTTAAGGTTGCATTCTCTTCACCTTAAAAAATAGTTTCATGTCTATAAGTTCAAATGAATTGAGATAGGTTAATTGCAATAAGGTTTATAAGGTCTAATAAGATCTTAGTAATCAGGTCTAATAAGCTTCATTTAGGTCATGTCAGATCATTCGATTTTAATCAGTTCTGATAAATTAATATAAGTTTGTGTATTCATTCAGTGAAAGAAAACACCCCTTGGTATTGATGCAATCTTTTAATCACATTCCGAAACAACcgatgaaataaataaaaatggaaGTATTGGatcattaattttatattttaaagtaGTGGCGTGACAACTTTTACAAGTCTAGGGAGTTTTATTTGAGAATGTTATTCTTAAACGCTATTAGACCGAACACAAGTCCACAATAAAGAAGAGTTTGACCACACACAAGTCTGACATGAATCAATCCTAAAATCAGTACATAATAAATTAACAAGTGATCACAACTCACAAGCCACTaatcttatacttcctccgttctatcgcaccatttgttttttacactattcacactacgcctttgaccattttttgtgatttgtacGTAATGAATTTTTAGTTATGTGAGGTCacgttagattcgtatcgatatactccctccgtcccttaatactcgacctgttttgactttttgcactattcacataattcactttgaccctattttatttttagtatatgaaaatgaatgttagtatataatatattgttggcttcatcttaatatatattttcaaaatattaatattttataagtttttataatatgtagttaaagaaattggtggtcaaaattATACATCggcaagcgtgtccggtcaaaacaggtcgagtattaagggacagagggagtatattttctaaatattaatttttttgtaatttttacttgcacgcGATTTAAGATATTAAGGGTCAGGGTaatggttagaggagtaaaagtcaaccatagtGCGATATTTCCGAAAAGGATGAAGTACATTGGTTTATCTAACTCTATTTCTTCAATATAGAACTATCAATCATATACTTCGTACTATCTACAAAGACAAAAATAACCCTACAAGATTAGGGGCATTGCCGTTGAAAAGAAAGGAATGTGAACAAGCAAGCAAGCAAGCAAGCAGGGGAAGAGAAACCGTTATTTATGCGGGCTATACGTGGCAAAATGGGTAGACACAATAATGAGGAAGTCTTAATATATACTGGGTATACCATTGAAATGGTATACTAATATTCTGCATTTTTATTTAGTCCAAATCACATAGTTTAGTATAAGAAAAGTAGTTGTATTTTCTCATGTAATACCAAACAACACAGTTTGGTAACATGgtttcatttttatttggttccaaacaacatagtttggtactCACAAGTCAAAAATAAATGTTACTTATCGTGGGCCAGACTCAATTTATTATATGAATTTAACATTTAACCCTTAATATAACAACTGAAGTTACTATTTTACCCTTAGTATACCATTTTAATGGTATACCTAGTATAGATTCAGAAAACCTCCACAATAATACAGCTGGCAAATGACAATGGCTGGTACGGACTACGGAGGAGTAGTAGCAAAAGGAACCTTACATTTACCAAACGGAACGTTCTGCAACACGCAGGCTACATTAGTACGGAGTACAGAGCAAGGGACTCGTGAGATTTTTTATTACGGCGCGGGTCACGTGACTTCCGTGTCCCTCATTCATTACCTCCTTTTACAAGGCTTTTTAGTTTTTACCCATCACATGAAAATCCGTGTGGGGTCGTTAAATCGGGTCATTGATCAGTTAAAAGTTACGTATAATCGGTTCGAGTGTGTGGGATCATTGTGTTTATGTGGAATGAGGtattgttctcttcacctgatcTGCTCTGAATTTTCTAGTTTTTAGTTTGGTATGGTCTGAATGTTTTATGTaagtgttttttgttttttctaatCTGATTTGATCTTATAATCAATGAGAATAAAGTGAAAAGAACAAAGCATGATTTGGGTCATCGATAAGTTAATTAAGGGTTACGTTATAATTGGTTCGGGTGTGTGGGATCATTGTGTTCATGCAGATTGAGACCTTGTTCGGTTCACCTGATTTGATCCGAATTTTCTAGTTCTTAGTTTGGTATGGTCTGAATGTTTTCTATGAGTTTTTTGCCttttctgatctggtctgatatTATAAccaataagaataaggtgaagaAAACAAAGCATGATTGCATGATTTTTCTTTTTGCGGGTCACTTTGATTTTTGTCTGATGTTGATCGGTCGGATCAGATCGATTTATAACGCCTTTTATTTATATTCATTATCTTTTTTGAGTGCGAAGGaaccacaagggcaatataaattacaaatggggcgGGAAGATTCAAACCTGAGACCTAATACACAGATCTTCGGTCTTAACTATTAGACCAATACTTTATTGACATTTATGTTCATTATTATTCACTCGTCTCAGATGATTCTACTAAAGTATATGGGGTTGCACATTTATGTTGGAAAGTACGGCTTTTCACATTTTTTCTACTTACTTGGCCCAAAGGGATAGAGATAGGGTagggtatatatatataatgggCAGTACATTTAGGATTAAATTTTGGTTATAAATGAGGATGGGGTTAGTTTATTAAATAGCTATCACAATTGGGTATCAACTATCAAGTACTTGTACTAGATTTGTAACTAGAGTGTTAAACTTCATCCTTAGCTAGTACGAACGCAGCCACGTTGGCCCGGCCCGGTCACGTGAGTTATTTAATAATGTCTGTTAAACGTTATTGTCTTTTTTATACTAAATTACGAAGTAGTATTATTTTATGAAGTGTGATCGAGATTTTATTCTTCTAAACTTTATTTAGTTGAACTTGCTCAAGGGAGGAGCTAGTGTTCTGAGTGTGGGGTAATTTGACCCCATTTAAATGTAAAGTTTTGTCAATTTTTACAAAGAAATCAGAAATTATCTAGTTTTTTATGTGCAATTTTGGCCATCTGCACCCactaaaataaaggaaaataatTTGCACCCACTAATATATTGTTCTGGATCTGCCACTGACCGAACTTAACTTACtccataattgaattgaaatgaatgaGATTAAATTGAACTGAAcatgaattgaactgaactggacTGAACTGAAATGAAATAAAGTCCAAAAAAGTCGGGCATGATTATTAAATGTTACTCTAACTAAAACTGAGTTGTGTTAGATTGAAGATATATTATACTGAAAATGATTTTCAAGCTATTAAATGTTAAAAAAAACTAATGTCGTACACCACATTAGTAAAACATCTTGTCGTGCTATAGTTCATAAGTTTAGGATAGCCTTTTTTTTCTAAAGTCATACTTCCTCCggtttttaatactcgcaacgtttagaGTTTTGCCACTATTTATATAATCTACTtagactattcgtagtgtttttatataagataaaacatagtcatgtgggatcttattagattcgtctcaatgtatattttcaaaatattaactttttataatttttgcataaagataatttaagatataaatgatcaaagttgtgcattgacatgcgtgaaactaacaaacgttgcaagtattaaaagacggaggaagtataaatatGTAAAGTGTgtctatttaatatgtttaatacAAATACAAGCAAATGTAAATAACTTTAAACATACTTGAGAACAAGAGAAATGGGTTCCAAAAAGTTTTCTTCCAattcgtggactatggaccgtggtgcacataaagcatggtgcaccaaaagaacatatgtgcataagcaaaagaacatgacactacggcaaaagaacatgcgatataatatttcacttttttgttataaaaataatatattattttactatttattaaaaccctaaataaaaaaatactcatATTTTTTCTCGTAATcagatgttctttcaattactcatactagtgttcttaaggtaCACCATattctatgtgcaccatggtccaccttctaaattacCGTTTCCTTCTCTTATTTTTATGGATTAAGGTAATTAAGTAAAGGACATCtaatataattaatcaattACTTTTTTTTCATATAGCTTGGCATGGTGTGTGAGGCCCTTTTACTAGAATTGGGTGTTGCAGTATGGTGTGTGAGGCCCTTTTAGGTGGAGTGATGCACGTGTGCATAGTTCCACTTGTTTGCTAAATTTATTAGTgaagttaaaataataataataataataataataataataataataataataataataataatgacacACTACACAATTCCACATCATCTCCATTATCCTCATTCTTCTCCATAAAACACTGATAATGATTTTccaacttttgctcattttatGTTCTTGTATGTAGGTTACCTTTTTACGACCCATTTGCATGGTAGTTTATCCCAAGTCCCAACGGTAGATCTTAAACAGTTTTACGAGAGAAATCAGTAAAATAATTAAGCAATTTAATATGAAATTTATATAATTAAACCCAAATTTTAAGAGGGTACACCTGAAAATATACTATCAAATTTTCCGTCTGTTTGGGTCAGGTCCACCCACGCCATAAGGAAAATTTGCCATTGATTCGTCAAagttattaattaaataattacttGTTAGTTCGACAAAAGTAACCCTAACCAAAGGATTAAAGTGACCCCTAAACCACGATAATGATGTGCGCGCCAACTTTTGCTCTACTTCCTACTCCTACTCCTACTTGTACGCCTCTTATGTTCTTCTAGGCATGTTACTTTTTCCGACATAGGTGCATGTACTTTTATTAATTCATCACATAGGTGGATCTTGAACTATTTATGAGGGAGACTAATAgaataattaaacaatttaaTAGGGAATTATACAATTGCACTTAAATTTAGAGGGCGGAATTACAAATACACTACGGAATTGTCTGCTAAAAGGGCCAGAGTCGTGAGACCAACCCATGCCATAACGATTAAGAAAGACCCACATTTGGTTTGccaaaattattaattactcgtTACTTCGGCAAAAGTGACATGGCCAAATGGCTCTAAGCTAAATTGATAGAAATAATAATGGAATGAGCTCGCACGTCTGATCGAGCTTATTTCGAAACGCACAAGTCTACTCAATATAAGCCACTACTCCGTAATTTAATACTgtatttcgtaat
This genomic stretch from Spinacia oleracea cultivar Varoflay chromosome 3, BTI_SOV_V1, whole genome shotgun sequence harbors:
- the LOC110784143 gene encoding uncharacterized protein translates to MTARVNNSVDTVNAAAAAIVGAESRVQPVSVQKRRWGSCWNLYWCFGSLKTSKRISHAALVPEPTIVTQSTETISDNPNPSTSIVQPFIAPPSSPTSFLQSDPPTAIHSPGGLLTISPLSSNAFSSVGSAHMFTIGPYAHETQLVSPPVFSAFTSEPSTAAVTPPPEPVQFTTPSSPEVPFAKLLTSSLKRSRRNSGGNGNHKLALSCYEVHHLISPGSANSASGASSPYLDRRPILEFRMVDASKLFDSKSFSTRKWGSRLGSGSLTPDGAGFSPYDGLLLENQISEVASFANSETGSPIPEALVDHRVSFELCREDVPTYYDEKVMLEGQYTRTNGVFPHNESNCCLCSHEVISETQELTSGGTKDCQHKKSSVSLGSVKEFNFDSSNIEANGKSNLSSEWWADENIGKEIGGQNNWSFFPLLQPGVS